One part of the Ranitomeya imitator isolate aRanImi1 chromosome 10, aRanImi1.pri, whole genome shotgun sequence genome encodes these proteins:
- the PIH1D1 gene encoding PIH1 domain-containing protein 1, whose product MASDKSLLSAEMNTDMEEALYEQMLMKAKQEIQSRMPNLPETRQIRPQPGFCIKTRTSKNAKIFINICKSSQIPAPPELTEPELVSILESDDPSGYRVPMSLGEPHVEVDNSGGGCTAYDIVINGAFFEKIKNNELFREFFVTVAMEGLENKYEMELSREWKMLKNRKFLGSIFDQNIRTKSKPMIQEMDTGPSQLTPSKSLISEVESSPVKPDYTIMAEPPEGHPSFLVAEISLPKVFSTRSLVLDLGEDRIVLVGRPDLYHLDVFIPYNINQEQSGAQFNKDSKVLTITMPVQPA is encoded by the exons GCCAAACAGGAAATACAAAGCAGAATGCCGAACTTACCGGAAACCAGACAAATCCGACCGCAGCCGG GTTTCTGCATTAAAACTCGCACCTCCAAAAATGCCAAAATCTTCATCAACATCTGCAAGTCGAGCCAGATCCCGGCGCCCCCGGAGCTGACCGAGCCGGAGCTAGTCAGCATCCTGGAATCTGACGATCCCTCCGGGTATCGGGTCCCCATGAGCCTTGGAGAGCCCCACGTTGAAGTTGATAATa GTGGTGGCGGCTGCACGGCGTACGACATAGTGATAAATGGCGCATTCTTTGAGAAAATTAAG aaTAATGAGCTCTTCAGGGAATTTTTTGTCACCGTGGCCATGGAGGGACTAGAGAACAAGTATGAGATGGAGCTGTCAAGAG aatggaaaatgctgaAAAATCGGAAGTTCCTGGGATCGATTTTTGACCAGAATATCAGAACTAAATCGAAACCGATGATTCAGGAAATGGACACGGG ACCTTCCCAGTTAACTCCAAGCAAGTCCCTCATCTCAGAAGTTGAAAG ttcaccCGTGAAACCAGATTACACAATTATGGCGGAGCCTCCTGAAGGACACCCAAGTTTTCTGGTGGCAGAAATCTCTTTACCTAAAGTG TTTTCTACTAGATCTCTTGTGCTGGACTTGGGTGAAGACAGAATAGTCCTAGTCGGCCGTCCTGACCTGTATCATCTAGACGTCTTCATTCCCTATAATATCAACCAAGAGCAAAGCGGAGCGCAGTTCAACAAGGACAGTAAG GTGCTGACGATCACCATGCCGGTCCAGCCAGCATAG